In the Colwellia sp. 20A7 genome, one interval contains:
- a CDS encoding oligosaccharide flippase family protein, translating to MKKLLLKSSIFRFLERAIVVVTSLLLTPYLISELGTTNYGLWILILSILGWFNVVDLGFPQAVQRQIVQALELKDTQRVNVVFSTSMALFAVLGLASVLIMVGLTQVPAIFGVTGPEQITLIDILLVLSVKVLWGFLMNPFHGFFAGLLRFDIDANLSSLNAVVKALLVFWFISDLNIWGAVVATLAADILTNLLKVFYAKRLFPSLSFKVSLIKLDEIKSLFAYSKHLVLNGIINTIGARSAPIIITKLFDLPSLAIQQISSNLVMHGQAFIGTITGVFSPIYNQMAAKKQNMEKIFVQTTTINIFVSTILNISLLMFGKVFIVLWVGDEFAYSYNILCFAVFATICSGFNTSANSILLAQANHKLLSAISFCIVAFNVPMSIYLGLEYGLIGIAMSGALTNLIFNIYVKMALFRHYNNYKTKAIYIRLFASIFLVYSLGLLGNYALEYLVIDSWLTLILSGAITFPFIILVCWVLLLDKPLKVMIFNLLASKLKLNKKPA from the coding sequence ATGAAAAAACTCCTCTTAAAAAGCTCTATCTTTCGTTTTCTTGAACGTGCCATCGTTGTTGTTACCTCGTTATTACTGACTCCTTACCTTATTAGTGAATTAGGTACGACTAACTATGGTCTGTGGATATTAATACTCTCTATTTTAGGTTGGTTTAATGTTGTTGATTTAGGTTTTCCGCAAGCGGTACAACGACAGATAGTACAAGCCTTAGAGTTAAAAGACACTCAACGAGTTAATGTGGTATTTTCAACCTCTATGGCACTGTTTGCAGTACTTGGTCTTGCATCTGTATTAATAATGGTTGGTTTAACGCAAGTTCCTGCTATTTTTGGTGTAACGGGCCCAGAACAAATAACACTGATAGATATTCTATTAGTGCTTTCGGTAAAAGTGCTTTGGGGATTTTTAATGAACCCCTTTCACGGTTTTTTCGCAGGATTACTACGGTTTGATATTGACGCTAATTTGTCGTCTTTAAACGCAGTTGTAAAAGCGTTATTAGTTTTTTGGTTTATCTCTGATTTAAATATTTGGGGTGCAGTTGTTGCTACGCTCGCTGCCGATATATTAACAAATTTACTCAAAGTTTTTTATGCTAAACGTTTATTTCCAAGCCTCTCGTTTAAAGTAAGCTTGATAAAATTAGACGAAATAAAGTCGTTATTTGCCTATTCTAAACACTTAGTGTTAAACGGTATTATTAACACGATTGGTGCGCGTTCTGCCCCTATTATTATTACCAAGTTATTCGATTTGCCTTCGCTTGCAATACAACAAATATCGTCAAACCTAGTAATGCATGGTCAAGCATTCATCGGCACAATTACTGGCGTATTTTCTCCTATTTATAATCAAATGGCCGCAAAAAAACAAAACATGGAGAAGATTTTTGTTCAAACAACAACGATTAATATTTTTGTTTCAACGATTTTAAATATCTCACTGTTAATGTTTGGTAAAGTGTTTATTGTTTTATGGGTAGGTGATGAATTTGCTTATTCATACAACATTTTATGTTTCGCTGTGTTTGCCACAATATGTAGCGGTTTTAATACCAGTGCTAACAGTATTTTGCTTGCGCAGGCTAATCATAAATTATTGTCTGCTATCAGCTTTTGTATTGTTGCGTTTAATGTGCCAATGTCGATTTACCTCGGTTTAGAATATGGCCTTATTGGTATAGCAATGAGTGGTGCATTAACGAACCTTATCTTTAATATTTATGTGAAAATGGCACTGTTTCGTCATTATAATAATTACAAAACTAAAGCTATTTATATTCGGTTATTTGCCTCGATATTTCTTGTGTATTCTTTAGGGTTATTAGGCAATTATGCTTTAGAATATTTAGTGATTGATTCGTGGTTAACACTTATTCTGTCTGGAGCCATAACGTTCCCATTCATTATTCTTGTGTGCTGGGTTCTGCTGCTAGATAAACCGCTTAAAGTAATGATTTTTAATTTACTGGCGAGTAAGCTTAAGCTCAATAAAAAGCCTGCATAA
- a CDS encoding CDP-glycerol glycerophosphotransferase family protein, protein MPALFPSGKKKFLHNLCCNLARFFISSKPLVILEAYTPFHLEHFKHVIHLLSEMDEYNIVVITPNGKDLNELKNVQAYKTINEYPIYKKADAFISTDYNKIPHWFSCPTIYFGHGIGPKLDYVARDELLEFDFVFSPYRPAYELQIQNLPKERVIPVGLPILEDKSSRQQEIIEFYQFDGSKPLIIYAPSWCSDTTKISDIKTILAFLSTKKQFNIVVSPHPLLFDKNRCKGEDFFKNNNKIKLLHINTPESQFTTLDLVKASDIVISDISSILFEAMALKKNVLLDGNKDLYEHCNALKIYDEIIKFCPVPCWNNNEDLTIEHAIELDTLSKQRELFINNYLFNSGNASKIFIQQLSEILKHG, encoded by the coding sequence ATGCCAGCCTTATTTCCCAGCGGGAAAAAGAAATTTTTACACAACCTGTGTTGTAATCTCGCTCGTTTTTTTATTTCTTCAAAACCTTTAGTGATATTAGAAGCTTATACACCTTTTCATCTAGAACATTTTAAGCATGTAATCCATTTACTTTCAGAAATGGATGAATATAACATTGTTGTGATTACACCAAATGGTAAAGACCTGAACGAACTCAAAAACGTTCAGGCATATAAAACTATCAACGAATATCCTATTTATAAAAAAGCCGATGCATTTATCTCAACTGATTATAATAAGATACCTCATTGGTTTAGCTGCCCTACTATTTATTTCGGGCATGGAATTGGCCCTAAATTAGACTATGTTGCAAGAGATGAGCTATTAGAATTCGACTTTGTTTTTTCTCCTTATCGCCCTGCATATGAGTTACAAATTCAAAATTTACCTAAAGAAAGAGTAATTCCGGTTGGCTTACCAATATTAGAGGACAAGTCTTCTCGTCAACAAGAAATTATCGAATTTTATCAGTTTGATGGCAGTAAGCCTCTTATTATTTATGCGCCTAGTTGGTGTTCCGACACAACTAAAATATCTGATATAAAAACAATTTTGGCTTTTTTAAGCACTAAGAAGCAATTTAACATTGTAGTTAGTCCTCACCCCTTATTATTTGATAAAAATCGCTGCAAAGGTGAAGATTTTTTCAAAAATAATAATAAAATTAAACTTTTACATATCAACACTCCTGAAAGTCAATTCACTACTTTAGATTTAGTGAAAGCGAGTGATATAGTAATAAGTGATATTAGCTCAATTTTATTTGAAGCAATGGCGCTGAAAAAAAATGTATTACTTGATGGTAATAAAGATTTATATGAACATTGTAATGCACTAAAGATTTATGACGAAATCATTAAATTTTGCCCTGTACCCTGTTGGAATAATAATGAAGATTTAACTATCGAACATGCGATCGAACTTGATACTCTAAGTAAACAAAGAGAACTGTTTATTAATAATTACCTTTTCAATAGTGGTAATGCTAGTAAAATATTTATACAACAACTAAGTGAGATTCTTAAGCATGGCTAA
- a CDS encoding adenylyltransferase/cytidyltransferase family protein: protein MKTVITFGTFDVFHVGHINILQRAAALGDTLIVGVSTDALNYSKKGRNPIYPERDRMKIINSLRYVNLCFPEESLEKKADYIKQFNADILVMGDDWEGKFDHFKDLCEVVYLKRTPSISTTEIIEVINSVE from the coding sequence ATGAAAACGGTTATTACTTTTGGAACATTTGATGTTTTCCATGTAGGTCATATTAATATCCTACAAAGAGCTGCGGCCTTAGGCGATACTTTAATTGTTGGTGTGTCAACAGACGCTCTGAATTATAGTAAAAAAGGGAGAAACCCTATCTACCCTGAGCGTGACAGAATGAAAATAATCAATAGCTTACGCTATGTTAATCTTTGCTTTCCTGAAGAGTCATTGGAAAAAAAGGCAGATTATATTAAACAATTTAATGCCGATATATTAGTGATGGGCGATGATTGGGAAGGAAAGTTTGACCACTTCAAAGACCTTTGTGAAGTGGTATACCTCAAACGAACACCTTCTATTTCTACAACCGAGATAATTGAAGTTATCAATAGTGTTGAATAA
- a CDS encoding sulfotransferase, with protein MNIESGVKQYNKDLKSFENGRYKYPLRSFFQKKAFHAFCIGTPKSGTHSIANILKGYRATHEPNEIFMINLINKKAKGEISHNEIIKILKSRDISNWLEMESSHYLGGVIEQLIHISDDAKYILTIRDCLSWMDSWFNHQLSRPTLTNESVYDLGRNNYYSRGHQYTKHDRILEEMKLYPVRSYLEFWKEHNQKVINSVHQDKLLIIKTQDISKSTSKILSFLDVDTPKIINNSTHEFKAKGKHGILEKLDTNFIYDIAMEICGELNDTYFPEKSIATILKK; from the coding sequence ATGAATATAGAATCAGGTGTTAAGCAATACAATAAAGATTTAAAATCTTTTGAAAACGGTAGGTATAAGTACCCATTACGAAGTTTTTTTCAGAAAAAAGCTTTCCACGCTTTTTGCATAGGAACTCCAAAGTCAGGAACTCATTCTATAGCTAATATACTAAAAGGGTATAGAGCTACTCATGAACCTAACGAAATATTTATGATCAATCTTATAAATAAAAAAGCAAAAGGTGAGATATCGCATAATGAAATAATTAAAATCTTAAAATCTAGGGACATTTCTAACTGGCTAGAGATGGAGTCTTCTCACTACTTAGGAGGAGTAATTGAACAGTTAATTCATATATCTGATGATGCAAAATATATTCTAACAATTCGTGACTGTTTATCTTGGATGGACTCTTGGTTTAACCATCAACTTTCGAGACCAACACTTACGAATGAATCTGTATACGATCTTGGTAGGAATAATTATTACTCCAGAGGACATCAATACACTAAACATGATCGAATCTTAGAAGAAATGAAATTATACCCAGTCAGATCATATTTAGAATTCTGGAAAGAGCATAACCAAAAAGTAATTAATTCAGTGCACCAAGACAAATTATTAATTATTAAAACGCAAGACATCTCTAAAAGTACCTCTAAAATATTAAGTTTTTTAGATGTCGATACACCAAAGATTATTAATAATTCTACTCATGAGTTTAAAGCTAAAGGAAAGCACGGGATATTAGAAAAGTTAGATACTAATTTTATTTATGATATCGCAATGGAAATATGTGGGGAATTAAACGATACCTATTTTCCAGAAAAATCAATCGCTACTATTTTGAAGAAATAA
- a CDS encoding glycosyltransferase has translation MNLSIVFATYKNEKILQKSLEAYCLIETKYQWELIIIDNACRQETRELIERYKQYLPIVFLEQPIPGKNSALNLALPLIKSDLVLFTDNDILPNDNLVTICVEAAKNYSDVSIFSGQILPDRELPLWLDTTSHRICSALGIYNKGEQDKDIFPEDVWGGNMLVKKEVFTNGVMFNTSVGPNGKDYVMGSETELLKRLQADGFKAMYLASSKVYHQIRDEQLSLDWLSQRALRSGKGSAFNNEDNAIKLCGVPRYLFKKLVIDYLCLLKATICSGKRLKCLTSMEYYFTKGKVQQVKQQSK, from the coding sequence TTGAATCTTTCAATTGTTTTTGCCACATACAAGAATGAAAAGATACTACAAAAATCTCTTGAGGCGTATTGTTTAATTGAAACTAAATATCAATGGGAATTAATTATCATTGATAATGCCTGTCGCCAAGAAACTAGAGAGCTTATCGAACGTTATAAACAATATCTTCCTATTGTTTTTTTAGAGCAGCCTATACCAGGAAAAAATAGTGCGCTTAATTTAGCCTTACCCTTAATTAAATCAGATTTAGTCCTTTTTACTGACAACGACATTTTACCTAATGATAACTTAGTTACTATTTGCGTTGAGGCGGCGAAAAATTACTCAGACGTTAGTATTTTCAGTGGTCAAATTTTGCCTGATAGAGAACTACCTCTATGGCTTGATACCACTTCACATCGTATTTGCTCGGCATTAGGTATATACAATAAAGGTGAGCAAGATAAAGATATTTTCCCTGAAGATGTTTGGGGTGGGAATATGTTGGTAAAAAAAGAAGTCTTTACTAACGGAGTTATGTTTAATACTAGTGTAGGCCCAAATGGTAAAGACTATGTGATGGGCAGTGAAACAGAACTATTAAAACGTTTACAAGCCGATGGTTTTAAAGCCATGTATTTGGCAAGTAGTAAAGTGTACCATCAGATAAGAGATGAGCAGTTATCCCTAGATTGGTTAAGCCAACGCGCTTTAAGGTCTGGCAAAGGTTCAGCTTTCAATAATGAAGACAATGCTATAAAGCTATGTGGAGTCCCGCGTTATTTATTTAAGAAACTCGTAATAGATTATTTATGTTTGTTAAAGGCAACGATTTGTAGTGGTAAGCGTTTGAAGTGCTTAACCAGTATGGAATACTATTTTACTAAAGGGAAAGTACAACAAGTAAAACAACAAAGTAAATAA
- a CDS encoding glycosyltransferase family 2 protein: MRSSISIVIPFYHAEEFFEETYNSIKSQTLPAKEIIVVIDGCGEKAVNFLASYNDIKVINLEKNGGPARARNIGVKEASGDWIAFMDADDKWEPEKLEKQLFFLNNHPEFSSCHTGIKTFIGKEVIAQFNNKPLELTIEDLLVSSHAVPTSWLIKKSAFQKVDGFDTDIQCSEDHDITIRLVAAGENIGFLSEPLAFLRREGHGNISSNGRKIFIGHRQLLKKHQSLYNQHPQLKHQFMYKTCMTAGGKTTGLEKKYYYFLGAIIKMIFNVNIH; this comes from the coding sequence GTGAGATCGTCTATAAGTATCGTTATACCGTTTTACCATGCTGAAGAATTTTTTGAAGAAACATATAACTCAATTAAGTCACAAACACTCCCTGCCAAAGAAATTATTGTCGTTATTGATGGTTGTGGTGAAAAAGCTGTAAATTTTTTAGCCTCATATAACGATATTAAAGTCATTAATTTAGAAAAAAATGGCGGTCCCGCAAGAGCTAGAAATATCGGTGTCAAAGAGGCCAGCGGTGACTGGATTGCATTTATGGATGCAGATGATAAGTGGGAACCTGAAAAATTAGAAAAACAACTGTTTTTTTTAAATAATCATCCTGAATTCAGTTCTTGTCATACAGGTATAAAAACCTTTATTGGCAAAGAAGTTATAGCGCAATTTAATAATAAACCGCTCGAGCTAACTATTGAAGATTTATTAGTATCAAGTCATGCTGTTCCTACATCATGGCTAATCAAAAAAAGCGCTTTTCAAAAAGTTGATGGATTCGATACAGATATTCAATGCTCTGAAGACCATGATATAACTATTAGACTAGTTGCAGCAGGCGAGAATATTGGTTTTTTAAGTGAACCATTAGCATTTTTACGTCGAGAGGGTCACGGCAATATTTCATCCAATGGTCGAAAAATATTTATTGGGCATAGACAATTACTGAAAAAGCATCAATCTTTGTACAATCAACATCCACAATTAAAACATCAATTTATGTACAAAACCTGTATGACGGCTGGTGGCAAAACAACTGGGCTAGAAAAAAAGTATTACTATTTTTTAGGCGCCATTATCAAAATGATTTTTAACGTGAATATTCATTAA
- a CDS encoding glycosyltransferase family 2 protein translates to MNDIKVTVIITPRDRYSGVIECIENLYKVTEQPFLLKVLDLDYPKVIKKQLIKLLATKDNAELIEMGLIIPMEAMRKVRDDITTPYVMFLDNDSNVTENWLPPLLEVAALDNVAVVNPLTLEKAGVDVGAPLRNHLFTNEITFLAIKDEDYLIEKKHLRRALPEDIPTEVTPSEMFELHGVLFNTEILKKLELPQMVIREHIDIAMQLKKMGYKIFSQPKSIVIFDNLGTRMEYSDMRFFFFRWKKSLTWQASRLFEQRWGYKFYAEQAMYHWVFRRRIFLYCRWLHIPISAANFITRIAAKIKTMIKPVWDPVQDPEGKSINFYTNKEF, encoded by the coding sequence ATGAATGATATAAAAGTCACCGTAATTATTACCCCTAGAGACCGCTATTCAGGCGTAATTGAATGTATAGAAAACTTATATAAGGTTACAGAACAGCCTTTTTTATTAAAAGTATTAGATCTTGATTACCCTAAAGTAATTAAAAAACAGTTAATTAAACTACTTGCAACTAAAGACAATGCTGAACTTATCGAAATGGGATTAATCATTCCCATGGAAGCGATGAGAAAAGTCAGAGATGATATTACAACACCCTACGTAATGTTTCTTGATAATGATTCTAATGTAACCGAAAACTGGTTACCGCCTTTATTAGAAGTCGCAGCGCTTGACAATGTTGCTGTTGTAAACCCATTAACCCTAGAAAAAGCAGGTGTCGACGTAGGTGCGCCATTGCGTAATCATTTATTCACCAATGAAATTACCTTTTTAGCCATTAAAGATGAAGACTACCTTATTGAGAAAAAACACCTTCGACGGGCATTACCAGAAGATATTCCAACAGAAGTCACACCGTCCGAAATGTTTGAACTTCACGGTGTGCTTTTTAATACTGAAATATTAAAAAAATTAGAATTACCTCAAATGGTGATCAGAGAACATATCGATATTGCTATGCAATTGAAGAAAATGGGGTATAAAATATTTTCTCAGCCTAAATCAATTGTCATTTTTGATAATTTAGGTACTCGTATGGAATATTCAGATATGCGCTTTTTCTTTTTCCGATGGAAAAAAAGTTTAACATGGCAAGCATCTCGACTATTTGAGCAACGCTGGGGCTACAAATTTTATGCCGAACAAGCCATGTATCACTGGGTATTTCGTCGTCGTATTTTCTTGTATTGTCGTTGGCTACATATACCAATATCAGCTGCCAATTTCATTACACGTATTGCCGCAAAAATTAAAACCATGATTAAACCAGTGTGGGATCCTGTGCAAGACCCCGAAGGTAAATCAATAAATTTTTATACTAATAAGGAATTTTAA
- a CDS encoding glycosyltransferase family 4 protein, with translation MNSQPQLRILEVVQSLEKGGRTKRFSDTISGLRKHKQYVAPLCLSQPESWVEIPALEIIERKSISAFQLIKKIRALIKKHNIQVIHAHCELSQLYAGIAGFTCGIPTIGTFHRSDLSKYQPSKVNTLLKILLSHYIAVSYDRLSLLTKNLSLPAKKCHVVHGGSIIENLPTTASVREARNILQLPETQTVLLSIGHLGEIKGHQDTIIALSSLITNDQNIHLYIAGDGSEYEKNTLLALVEQLGLHNHITFLGQINNASQWLEACDIFVQPSIEEAFGLVFAEAGAKGKPAVATNVGGIKEIILHEETGYLVPPANPEKLAEAMKELIASPDLRKLLGENAYKRISTQFSIDNMVNKYLEIFNTVIAR, from the coding sequence ATGAACTCTCAACCTCAATTGAGAATTTTAGAAGTAGTGCAAAGTTTAGAAAAAGGCGGTCGAACAAAACGATTTTCAGACACTATTTCTGGTTTGCGAAAACATAAGCAATATGTTGCTCCACTATGCTTATCACAACCTGAATCTTGGGTTGAAATACCTGCATTAGAAATTATTGAACGTAAAAGCATTTCAGCTTTTCAGTTAATTAAGAAAATCAGAGCACTCATAAAAAAGCATAATATTCAGGTTATTCACGCCCATTGTGAACTCAGCCAACTTTATGCTGGTATTGCTGGCTTTACTTGCGGTATTCCTACAATAGGCACTTTTCATCGTTCTGACCTAAGTAAATATCAACCGAGCAAAGTAAATACGTTACTTAAAATTTTACTTTCTCATTATATTGCTGTCTCGTATGACCGCTTATCTTTATTAACAAAAAATTTATCCTTGCCAGCGAAAAAGTGCCATGTAGTGCATGGTGGATCAATTATTGAAAATTTACCAACGACTGCATCGGTTAGAGAAGCGCGTAACATATTACAACTTCCAGAAACACAAACAGTGTTGTTAAGTATTGGACACCTTGGCGAAATAAAAGGCCATCAAGACACCATTATCGCCTTATCATCGTTAATCACTAATGATCAAAACATTCATTTATATATTGCCGGTGATGGAAGTGAATATGAAAAAAACACCTTGTTAGCCTTAGTAGAACAACTAGGATTACACAATCATATTACGTTCTTAGGGCAAATAAATAATGCATCACAATGGCTTGAAGCCTGCGATATTTTTGTTCAACCTTCAATAGAAGAAGCCTTTGGTCTTGTATTTGCTGAAGCTGGAGCTAAAGGGAAGCCGGCAGTTGCTACTAATGTAGGAGGCATAAAAGAAATTATTCTTCATGAAGAAACAGGTTACTTAGTGCCACCTGCTAACCCAGAAAAACTAGCCGAAGCAATGAAAGAACTGATAGCATCACCTGATCTAAGAAAATTGTTAGGTGAAAATGCTTATAAGCGAATTTCTACACAGTTTTCAATTGACAATATGGTGAACAAATACTTAGAAATATTCAATACCGTAATAGCTAGATAG
- a CDS encoding glycosyltransferase family 4 protein — protein MIKVAHVVGSLKIGGAERFVTDLCEVQKSNKKFPVIISLGQPGEALEQECHQLNTPVYSYNNSLIVKLIKVFYQLRKCNILHIHSPHALKFLRPILPFLKAKIIYTRHGASPLAGPDWIKLHKKVMPFINAITFVSQEGKDNFQQTHQWHNVPSSVIDNGVLIQPIVKDEAAKAGLRVGSVGRMIPLKNQIALLRAAYLLPLSVQENLEIHYFGDGECRSILEKYNSEQNWPVKVFFHGMVTDRNVIYSSFDVLAVTSETEGLSMVIIEAMANKIPVVATNVGGNPKLVIDDTTGYLFDYNDDEKLAERLIAFAENSQLTNNLGEQAFSYIQENFSLEATAKKYAELYQA, from the coding sequence GTGATAAAAGTTGCACATGTTGTAGGCAGTTTAAAAATTGGTGGTGCAGAGCGTTTTGTTACTGATTTATGTGAAGTGCAGAAAAGCAATAAAAAATTTCCTGTAATAATTTCTTTAGGGCAGCCAGGTGAAGCATTAGAGCAAGAGTGTCATCAATTAAACACACCGGTATATAGTTATAATAATTCACTTATTGTTAAGTTGATAAAGGTTTTTTATCAACTACGAAAGTGCAATATTTTACATATTCATTCCCCACATGCATTAAAGTTTCTTCGCCCCATATTACCTTTTTTAAAAGCTAAAATTATATATACACGTCATGGGGCTTCGCCATTAGCTGGACCGGATTGGATAAAGTTACATAAAAAAGTAATGCCATTTATTAATGCAATTACTTTTGTATCACAAGAAGGGAAAGACAACTTTCAACAAACTCACCAGTGGCATAATGTACCAAGCTCTGTCATTGATAATGGGGTACTTATTCAACCAATAGTTAAAGATGAAGCAGCTAAAGCCGGGTTAAGAGTTGGGTCAGTTGGCCGTATGATCCCTTTAAAAAATCAAATTGCGTTATTACGAGCTGCGTATTTATTACCTTTGTCAGTACAAGAAAACCTCGAAATACATTATTTTGGTGATGGTGAGTGTCGGTCTATTTTAGAAAAATACAATAGCGAACAGAATTGGCCAGTGAAAGTGTTTTTTCATGGGATGGTTACTGACAGAAATGTTATTTATTCTAGCTTTGATGTACTAGCGGTAACGTCAGAAACCGAAGGTTTGTCTATGGTAATTATTGAAGCGATGGCAAATAAGATTCCGGTTGTTGCTACTAATGTTGGTGGTAACCCTAAGTTAGTTATTGATGATACAACCGGCTATTTATTTGATTACAACGATGATGAAAAACTAGCGGAACGCTTAATTGCTTTTGCTGAAAATTCTCAATTAACGAATAATCTTGGAGAACAAGCGTTTTCTTATATTCAAGAAAATTTCTCATTAGAAGCTACAGCCAAAAAGTATGCCGAACTTTATCAAGCGTAG